tcttatggaaatgcaaggaatcctagatctttcagaatctgatgaacttgaattccacagacagctccaaaatcagatagaagaaaacaacaggaagcttgtGAAAAAAATCcatacaatcaaggaaatagatcaatctgctcagactagaggagcaccttgaaaatgattgtgagcaaatttttgtacactttgtcttgtaaatttttcagtaaATTATGCAGCACTTTTTaattttatctactactttttaaatctgtatttctagagtgttttgttatcatcaagtttctcttaatttatggctacaattctagtagacataaattgggggagattgttgggaatatgttatgaacttgatgattacattaataaaataccttagtagattcaacttagtgaaaaatgtagcactcgacggataaccaaatatagtcccgacggatgactcaatatagtcccgatggatgataatttgacatccatcgagtgagtagcttatgtaataataagtcatgtagcacatttctgtaaacacctttatatagattatgtagtagcatataagtcatgttgactttaattagatatgcagaatatgttgattaattgtaaatataagatgtcttgtaattatgcataagtgaaatgaagtcaagtgtcaaatagctacccgacggatgatcaacaaagccaccgacggatgatcaacaaggcaacccgacggatgataatcatgtacccgaagGATGAtgaattcaaacatctgttgacagtgacaacacaatcacatgcgtcgagtgtttgcaaaaggaatgtggcagcctattcaactgggtttttgagaacaaagaagcattaccatttccatgctattatgaagatattcaaagatgctggaatagagtagtgaagcaacatagtattagacctgataggttttattttattatcttgtcttattactatgtaattttggtgatatataaaccaagagtagcaagtagaacaacaacaagactaagcaaatacattctcagagaaacaattgtaagctgtatcctgtagcatttctctgtaagtttagttgttcatatttgtaagcagttgtgagctattcaagcttcacagggttctcttaatatatatatatatatatatatatatatatctggtggatacattcaaatccaccagaaagtttttaaagacttgtatttttaattacttgtgttttgatttatctaattTTCATTCCGtattttgcaaatcaaacacttatatattattaagttagaaccatttttctttaatccgaaaaagtagccaaaattacatgcaaccccccccccccttctgtaattcttgttgtattgttagggactaacaatttaCGATATCCCAAAGTCTATCAATGTATGCTCAAAATCGAGTGGATCGAAATCGAATTACCTGGCAACAAATCAAAAATTCAGGGTTCTTCTTGCTTCTCTAAATAGAATCGATGGTACACCATAAAATTTTGACACGATGAATGGATTAATTTAGAATGATGATATCGAATTGGAGACTTGGAGTTTCGAGGAGTTTCGAGGAAAGTCCAGAGTTTGTGTATGTGTTTCTATCAGAGTGCGGAGGCTAAAGTATTACTTAGTAtgttatatattaatattaatatataaagttatttaaattttttaagaATTTCGGTTAAAAATTCTGTTTTTCGGTTAACCGCAGTTAAAAACCGAAATACCAAAAAACCGAATTTCAAAAATTTCACTACCAAAAACTGAACTGAATTTTACATTTGGTTAACCGAACCAAAAAAATATCAGttattcggttcggttttcggtTAACCGAACCGAATGCACACCCCTAAATCTAAAGAGCGGAGATTTTCACGACATAGGTAAGTTTCATGTGAAAAAACCATGGGCTACGGTTTTTTCTCGCATATTTTTTACGTACTTTTAGGTATAATTGTATATTACCTTGTACCTAAAACACACATGTTTGTATACACACAAGCCGGAGGTCTTTTGTGGAAACAACCTCTTCAATCTTTGAATGATGGTAAGACTGCGTACAGTATAACCTCTCCAGACACTGCTTTATGCGGTATATACCGGGTACAGTTGATTGAATGATTGATACCAAGTTCATTTAACATGATACAACTTTAAGTTTAAATAGTACAATCAAAATTACATATCAGCTTTACGAACCTGATTGAGAGTGAAACGTGATTGATCATTGTAATAAAATGTTATTGGCCTGACAATGAGCAAAAATAAGCTCTTTGAGAATATGTAAATTATGGGGATATTAAACAACATATATACCTTAACTCACATAATATTGATACAACAACTTTAAGTAACTATCACAATTAAATTGCATATCAGTTTTCCACAACTTTGattatgaaatattatttgaTGAATAATCACAAGTAAATACAATTATACTCGCTCAATTTAGTTCAAGAAAAATACAAATCAAGCGGCAAAGAAGAGGTACGACCTTTAAAAGGATAgactttaaaaaaaaattaatactaACAAGGATATCTTGAAACTGCATATAAAGTTAATGTATGATAGTTTCGTGTAATTATCAATTTTCATCGGatgatattaaaattttaaaatattatatcgATTGTTAATCGTGCCAACGAGCAATTCATAACCatacataaatatataaataGTGTTGCGCTTCAGTGAGaactttttaaaattaaaactgTGAGAActgattatttttataaataaaactgGTGAATTTCAAATTCAGTAAATTAACAATGTTATGCAAACcaaaaaattttaatttttgttaAATCACTGATTCTCACTAttctcatttaaaaaaaattctcaTTTGAGTAAAAGTCTAAACAactataaaaattataatatggTTTGTGATTTGCACGGGTATTCTTgctaatttatatatatatatatatatatataaaatgaacaaAAATTGTCATTTACAAAATTTTAACCAATTTCAGCTCCTTATATATCGTCAGCTAAGTATAAAATAACTAAGTATCAAATACTATACATATGAAATGCCTATAGCCTTAAGTATCCCATTTGTAATTAAGTACAACATATTAGATTAAATATTCATTTGTGGACACGGAATATCTAATATACAAGATACTCAACTTCCACTATTTTGTTTATCGGCTTTTCTAATTGCACGCAATAAGTACTAACTCCCATTAATTTGGTGCATTTTGATTGGTCCtctaatcataaatattgatgTATCCCCTGCATTTACAACAACTCCACCAATAAAAATGCACCAACCTCATAAaaattagtttatattgtgtgcCCATTAGAAATACCGtttataaaaattgaaataagCAAATATAGTATCCAGGAAAGTATAATTGAccattatttttaaaaaaaaatattttattttattttattatatgaataaggttatatttttcatataaattattttatgagTATGTTAGATAGAAGTTGGCACCTCATTAAACACACTACCAGTTACTCCAACATTGAAACTCCAAATTCCAAAATTGTACGTTTCATGTAATGCATGCATTCCACCTGGTTATCGCAACTCTCCAACAACTCAGCATGCGCGGGTCCCACTTGTTGGTAGTAGAAACATTCAAACTGTGTAGGAGTCCTTTCCGTTTCGTATGTGAACCGGCCAGTAAAGTTAGTGAAACTCGAGAAAAAATCTCTATGTTTGTTGTCATAACTCCCTATATAtaacattatattatattacTATACACCTCGCtgtaaacattatatataatTTCATAACAAAAGTATTAGGGTTCTTGAGCTGTGAAATCACATTTCTTGAGGGTTTTCttttcaattaattatttattacggATACAAATAACATATATAAAGGAAGATTGATCTGGAGGCACAATCTTTTATTGTGCGTGTAACAAATTAAACTTGTTTGCCGTAAATGACAACAAGTGGTCTTGAATATTTTGATAGTTTTCCGGCGAGTCAAGTGATTTTCCGGCCAGTTATTGTTGTTGATACACTTTCTTCTCCTTCACCGGAATCGGAGTATATTTCACCAACATTTCTTGCTGTTGTCCCCCGTTTTAAGTTCAGAAAAAGGTATATGTTGATACCTCCATCCTTTATTCCTTTATAATTTTAgttgtttttttttaattattattattattaataattttgtGATTAATTTTTGAATACCACATGAGTAGCTATTAATTatcataatttttattattattaattattaatgtTGACATTGATATTTAATGAAAGGGGATGAGGAACATTCATGATTTACTGTGTTTGATGGATACATAACTCATGTAGCTTTTATAAGCTGGGGACTATCCAACTATTCAATGGTATTAGCAACTTTATATTTACTGTTACAATCCGATAATTAACTAAAGAATGCATTATTGATCAGTAACTAGTTTAGATTTTACTATGCATTCGTTCTTAACGGCATTATAATACTCGCTTTGTTGTATAGTAACATTCATGCGTTTTTGCAGAATCATTTGTCAAGCAATTTTAAAATTTGGTTATATTTATCCAAAGATAAAGTAGAGTTTTTCAATCAAGTCAATTTCTCCTTTAAGTTGTAAATTTAATGGGGTATCTGTCACATACAAAATTGTTTGTTTTAGTGATGTTTTTACTTGCAGATGCAGTTTGTTTGTTGATAGAAGTGAACATATATGTTCAGTAAATAatcaaatttattaaatatgaattttcaactCTATAAAGAAAGTTAATGATATGTGCTACAGGATGACCTAACAAAGACAATGACAGATTATTTGACCATTATTATCCAGTACTGTTGTCATGTATAGAACCTACCATAGTGTTTCTAGTGAGTTTCGCAAGCAGTCGACATTAATAGTACCGTTTGTCGCTACAAATGCTTTGGGTGTCAAAGGATAAGAAAACATTATTGAATTTTGAATACATAGTCTGGTGATAATGAGGATAGCTTATCAGGTTAATAAAAATTTCACCTATAGAGCAATACTATGATTTGTGTGGCTTGCACTCTTTCTAGTGTACCTATCATTCCATTCCTCCACACAGCCGGTGGACATAGACTATAGCGTCAAACTGTATTTTCCTTCAAAGTTCGAAAGACAATAAGTTATTCGTAAATTAAATTAATCTTGTGTGAGTTCTGGAGGCTATATATTTACGCATCTTTTGCACAATTCTTCTCATTCCTCAACTACATATCTAACCACATAAACCTCAAGTATTCTTCAATTTAATATATTCCCTTGTACTCTGCAAGTTCTGTGTCAGACTATATATATTTCATCTTGGTAAGAATGTGCTCACATGTTTTAGATTTTAATTACATATAGTTCTGCATGTGTTTCAAGCATAATTTATAACCGTGGTCATTCTTTTTTCTTTGCTTCATACACTTAACTAAGGGCGCTACTAGTATTTCTTATCATATTCCGATCAGTTTATGTGGTCGCTGTTTTATTTAAATTGTGTGCCATTATTCTTGTATATTTCTTATCATATTCCGTTCTCTATATGCTCACGTTCATTTTAACTTTCAGAGAAAACCTTCAACAAGCTGCAAAATGGACTCGGGTAGCATCACCAAGGAGATTCCCTTGAAGGTAAGGAAATGATATGGGTTATGCATATGTTGCATGTTGAGTGTACACTTAAATTAATAATTACCAGGACGTAAATATAATTAAGTTTACTTAGTTAGGTTCTTAAATAAATATATTGAAAAGATTGTTTGAACTAGTAGGCATGCACATCAATCATCGTGTTCTAAACATTTTCTTTAGGTGTCCTATGCGTGGCTTTTCCAATTTCCATTCATTTACCATGACACTTTTTCCTTCCGCGCTTTCTTTATGTGAGAAAAAATTACTTTAGTCATTCATAATGTATGTATCATTACACGATCTTCCTATATTCCTTGTGCCAAAAATAAAGACCGGAGAGGGCATATTCATCAATATTGCATCGTGATTATTTTGATGCAACTAAATGTCCAGGAAAGGGAGGGAAGAACTAAGTGCATAGGGGCTACTAGTGAGAACTGCTACATTAATAATGAAGAGAATGCTATATATGCCCAGAGCATTGAAGTCGACAGAAGGAGCGTAGGTGGCTGGGGACCAGCATTTCTCCTCCTAGGTACACACTCGACAAGAATTTACCATAGACATTTACAGAAGGATGTATTTAATATGATATCCACTGGTCAGATTAATTGTCAATCAGATTAATTAGCCATATCTAGTCTAATTAATTTGAACATTTTATATGCACGTCCATGGAACAGCTAATCAAGGTCTAGCAACACTAGCCTTTTTTGGGGTTGCTGTGAACTTGGTTTTATTCTTTACCAGGGTTCTCGGTCAAGATACTGCTTCTGCTGCAAATAATGTTAGCAAGTGGACCGGCACAGTTTATATGTGCTCATTGATCGGAGCCTTTCTTAGTGACTCATACTGGGGAAGATTTATGACCTCTGCAATCTTTCAGCTGATACTTGTGCTGGTGATTTTTCTACTTTACTATTTTGTCTGGTCTATACTCTCACTCTCTCTATTTgaaatatgtgtgtgtgtgtgtgtgtgtgtggcttatGGATTAAATATATGAATCCTGACTAAGTTAACTTTCCTCGCCTACATAGCttgcattttaaaaatcaaacttgcatattaattgattaatttttttGTGTTAGGGTCTGGTGCTATTATCACTCTCTTCTTGGCTTTTTCTGGTAAAACCTAGTGGTTGCGGTGATGGAAAAATATCTTGTATGCAGACCTCATCGGTTGGCATTGGATTATTTTACCTAGCAATTTACTTGGTGGCCTTTGGCTACGGTGGCCATCAGCCTAGTCTAGCTACCTTTGGAGCAGATCAATTTGATGAAAAAAAACCCAAGCAACAAAAGTCTAAAGCAGTTTTCTTCTGCTACTTCTACTTTGCACTAAATGTCGGGTCACTTTTCTCAAACACAATTCTTGTGTATTTTGAAGATACTGGCATGTGGACGCTTGGGTTTTGGATTTCCACAGCTTCTGCTGTTATAGCATTAATATCTTATTTGATGGGAACCAAGTGTTATAGATATATTCAGCCAAGTGGAAACCCCTTGCCGCGTGTTGCTCAAGTATTTGTTGCTGCTGCTCGGAAAAGGAAACTTAAATTGTCTGATAGCACTGAGCTGTATGAGGTTGATGGATCAGAGTCTGCAATCAAAGGAAGTAGAAAAATTCTTCACAGTGATGAGTTTAAGTGAGTTAAACTTACCCTCCCATAAGATGTATAGTATTTTATCTACTAAATTTAATTTCGAACAGGCCCTCAATATCGAAAAGTAAGAAACTTGTTTAGTATCATAGCATTGAACATGATATAAGTTACCAATCTGGTAAATGTGTAGCTATCCATGTACTGATATAATACAATTTCTGCATGTATTGTAAATGTAACTTTCCCACAATTAATCTCAAAACATAGTCATCACATTTAATATTTTTATCTTTGCTTTGCCTTTTCACTTTTGCAGGTGTTTAGATAAAGCAGCAATTATGGCAGCAGAAGAACAAAACAATAATCTGATTGTTAATCCGTGGAGGCTATGCACTGTCACTCAAGTTGAAGAAGCCAAATGTGTAATTAGAATGTTGCCTATCTGGCTGTGCACTATAATATATTCAGTTGTATTTACACAAATGGCATCTCTCTTTGTTGAACAAGGCGAGGTCATGAACTTAGAATTTGGAAATTTTCGCATCCCAGCCGCTAGTATTTCAGCTTTCGACATCTGCAGTGTCCTTATCTGCACAGGAATTTACCGCCAGATTTTGGTTCCATTGGCAGGAAGATTGAGTGGTAATCCTAAGGGATTAACACAACTTCAAAGAATGGGAATTGGGCTGATAATTGGAATGCTTGCAATGATTGCAGCTGGAATTACAGAGTTGGAAAGGCTCAGAAGGGTTCCCCCTGGAAAAGACTCAAGTACACTAAGTGTATTTTGGCAAACTCCACAGTACGTTCTTGTTGGTGCATCTGAGGTTTTTATGTACGTAGGGCAATTGGAGTTCTTCAATGAACAAGCCCCGGACGGTATAAAGAGCTTTGGAAGCTCACTTTGCATGGCTTCAATTTCTCTAGGAAACTACGTCAGCAGTATGCTCGTAATCATGGTAATGGGGATCACTGCTAAAGGTGATCAGCCTGGTTGGATTCCAGAGGATCTTAATAATGGTCATCTTGACAGATTTTACTTCCTCATTGCAGGATTGACTGTGATTGATTTTGCGATCTTTGTGTATTGTGCTAAGTGGTTCAAAAGCACTAGCTGGGAAGGAGGCCAGGATGTGTCACACAAGAACAGGAAAGTAGAAGATGCAGTTGCGTTGGTGTAATGAAGATTGAAGAGAAGCTGCAGTTGTATTGGTGTGATGAAGAACAGCTGCAGCTGATGAGAATCTAAATAATTTAGTTTTTTTGCAACGGACAGGTCTATCTTAGTTTACTCTTTGATTTGTCGGAAATCGGAAAGAATTTCTAGTTTCTAGTTGCATATAAATAAGAAAGCATGAACAATTATTTGTGTATCAGCAGGATGAGTTGCTATCTATGTTTGCAAGCTGTTTTTAAAATTTCTGCCATTGCGATAAATGCTAGGAGGTTGCACAGCTTGTTTGTTTTAGAATGCTATGTCATAGCACTGTCCAACAGTTAAACATGTCAAATTAATTATATCAATAATCGACaccaaaattttaaatttattaattcaGTGGTGTGCTACTTTAGCACAATTATTTTAGCACAATTATTAATTTTGTGCTACTTTTATAGAATAAATATACATTGTGCTATATTAGTAGCGTAAGAAACAATTTGGTTAAATTTTGGAACCATGTACACACTTAACAGAGAAACAATCAATGTACACCCCGAACAAACGGCCAATGAAGAACTAGGAACCAATGATGAACCAGGAAGGTGAGGATGACGTGAAGTTATCATATGCCTTATGAGTTATGCCTTGGGCATCACCCCGATGGGTGTTAGGACTGAGaaaaaattgaattaaaatcGAAACCAAACTGAAATTGGGAAAAATCGGAGAAAATCAATCCGAAATCAAAATCGAAAAATTAAAATCCGGTCCGATTTAAATGGTTGGGTTCCGGTTATACATCCCAACCGAACCGATAAAAATCGAACCGGTTAttaaaataataactaaataattaatatttaatagataatttatacaaattttaaaaattaataaatgtATTTGAAACAGTGAAAGAttactaaactgtaatttttagTTGTACAGAGCAATTGGGCCTTGCAGTCTGTAACTTCGTATACAATTGTATATATAGATATTCGTATACAACTTAAGATGATGAAATCTTTTTGAGGTCATATGTAGTCTTAAATAGTTGCATTTGCATTTGCCGGTTGGAGATGCAGGGATTGCAGAAGTATAAACAAGAGATTAAATGAATACATTATGTTTGTATGTGATGAACCACTAAAAAACCTGGCAGGCAAATGAAGTTTGTATCTAGTTTTGTACCAATCAGGgtactaaaataaataatatattctaCACTCTTAACTGTTACCTCACGTGCATCATGTTCATGCTCATGTTATTAAAGTATTTGAGTAACTGCTCTTTGAAATCCAACCAGGAGGCTTAAAACTCGGATTATAGCCATGATTTGTAATATTGCTTTTCATTTTTATATTCGTCAGTTTTGTAACCGAAATCGAGCCGATTGTAAACGAACCGAGTCCTTTCAAACCGAAACCGAAACGGCGGTTGCGATTTTCAATTTTAGAAACCGAAGATATATGGTTGCGGTTCCGATTTTAGTTGAAAATCGAGCCGAACCGACTCATGATCTCCCCTAATGGGTGTTAGTCCTAAATGTCAGTGTTTGTCCACCTAAATGTCactattttgaataaaataatcaTAAATGTCATTTTGGAAAACATGACCCCAAATATTACTTGAAAACGGAATCTCAACGAAGTTGCATCTtttattttaacttttttttCATAAAAAAAGTAATTTTCAATCATGTTTATGGGGAAAGACGCAACTTCATGTTTAGTTATTAAGGTTAACGCTACTTGCAGTTGCGTTTTGACGTTTTTTTATCCAATATGATAGATAATGTTGTATTTTCAAACTTAAAATGTTATTCTAAAGGGTGTTTTGTTTtgtattttattcatatttttaaatattttaatatttttaaaacctaaaTTGAGAATTGGTGAaatctaaaatattaaaaaaaaagtCAATAATTAAAGTTTGGTGGGTTCTAGGGCTTAAATCCTAAACCCTAAATCggtatattttttattaatttattttttaatatttctaaaactCAAAAGGGGATTGCTGAAacctaaaatgttaaaaattgttaaattagtcatgttttcatttaattttttaatatttctaaaacctGAAAGGGAATTATTGAacctaaaaaaattaaaaattattgaaTTAGGGGCCATGCTTgaattttaagaaattaatttaaaattttaatgttTTTGAACCCTAGAAATAGAtatgaaaatataaaataataattaaaaacaaatGAAAACGTATTTTTAAATTGTGTTTTATTGTTTAAAACGTAACATGAAGTGTTGTTTAGGGTCTCTAAACATGACTTAAAGTAATGAaataaattaaagaaaaaataaaaaaaaataaaagaatggTGCAAAAACGGAAAGAGAATTCACATTTTTCTATTCTTTGAAAACGGGGCATGAAATTGAGTTATAAAGTAACATTTGGGGTCATCTTTAAAGTGACATTAAAGGTCATTCTTACTCAAATATTAACATTTATGGCCTTTTTTCCACATGCTACAATGGTCGTGGCAAGGATTGCGATCCCGCTAGGATGAGTTAATTAAAAACCTGTCCTCAGTTGAGACTGTACTATGAAACTAGTCTACATGAACCTCGCCGATTAGTCATACGGCCGGGCCGGTCAGTCATACGACGATAAATTTGTTCACGTGCCTCGATAACTTCAAACTTTTAAGACTTATCAGCCCTTGCACACCACCATCATATTATTGGGAGTTGGACATGCGCGAAGTCTCTTTATCACTGAGCTAATTAATCGTTGggtaaatttataattttatatccATCTTGTATTATTTTAATAGTAAAATTTATTTTTTGATTATGATAAATAATTGTTATTAGTTGTGATTCAGAAGCAAAGTGTATGTAATGAACAAAAATAATTTACAATGAGAGATACAATTTTTTATGAAGTAAGTACCTAACTAACTCACAAAATAAATAtctatatattatataaaatCTACAAGATTATGATGCAACTGGTTGTACATTGTTGACGTAAAAGGAGCACACAAAGCACGTGTTGAACAATGCTGATTTGTTGTACAACGCTGAGTTGTCTGAGTTGATGTCATGGATAAAAGGCTGTAGCTCAACACCCCCTCCCCTCAAGCCAGGATGAGAAAACATATTCCAAGTTTAGATTTAAGCTTATTAAAATTAGGAGAAGGCAAGATCTTTATATACACATCAAccaattgatcatgagtgggtAAATAAGATAGTTGAATGAGGCCTTCAAGAACCTGATCTCGGGTAAAATGACAATCTATATCAATATATTTGGTACATTCATGAAATGCGAGGTTTTTAGGCATGTAGATTGCAGATTGATTATCACAGAATAACATGATAGGTTGTAATTCAGTGACACCAATACCTCCAAGAAAACAAACCTACCAAGCTACTTCAGAAGCTGCATTTTCCATGGCTCGATATTCAGCTTTTTGAGATGAATTTGAAACCGTGGTTTGTTTCTTGGATTTTCAGCTGATAGGTAATGAACCAAGTAAAAGTAAATAGTCATAAACTAATCTTCTCGCATTAAGACAGGTTGCCGCGGTCAGAATCATAGTAGGCCTTCAATGCTAAAGCATCATTACTTTTAAGAACTATACCTTGACAAATTGTGCCAGCCACATATTGTAAAATATGATGTAAAGCTTCAAAATGGTGCAAGCTAGGTGAATGCATGAATTGGTTGAGTGTCTGAACTGAGTAGGACAAGTCAGGTCTAGTGTTGGTTAAGAAATTAAGTTTAGCAACAATAGTATTGTAAAAGGCTGGGTCAttgtgacaacccgggtcaaatcccgagtcTTTTTCGAAAATCGGGTCATGTCCTGATTTCGAGTATGAAATAAACTGAAGCCTACTATCCcaaatgcagccaacttgggtaatGACTAGTCCACCACAGTCCCTCAAatgatcatgatttgttggtgtaTATAGTAGTAGTATTTTTCTTCATAACTGAACATAAATctcaaatctcctcgatgtgaAACTAGGGTGTTACAAATTCCACCACTTAAACTCCCAACGTCCTTGTTCGACCCGAACAGACAGCCCGGGGGTCCGAATCGTTCCTCTATAGACATTATGGGATAATACCGACTAGTTTCATGTCTCC
This sequence is a window from Apium graveolens cultivar Ventura chromosome 9, ASM990537v1, whole genome shotgun sequence. Protein-coding genes within it:
- the LOC141684664 gene encoding protein NRT1/ PTR FAMILY 7.1-like isoform X1 translates to MDSGSITKEIPLKEREGRTKCIGATSENCYINNEENAIYAQSIEVDRRSVGGWGPAFLLLANQGLATLAFFGVAVNLVLFFTRVLGQDTASAANNVSKWTGTVYMCSLIGAFLSDSYWGRFMTSAIFQLILVLGLVLLSLSSWLFLVKPSGCGDGKISCMQTSSVGIGLFYLAIYLVAFGYGGHQPSLATFGADQFDEKKPKQQKSKAVFFCYFYFALNVGSLFSNTILVYFEDTGMWTLGFWISTASAVIALISYLMGTKCYRYIQPSGNPLPRVAQVFVAAARKRKLKLSDSTELYEVDGSESAIKGSRKILHSDEFKCLDKAAIMAAEEQNNNLIVNPWRLCTVTQVEEAKCVIRMLPIWLCTIIYSVVFTQMASLFVEQGEVMNLEFGNFRIPAASISAFDICSVLICTGIYRQILVPLAGRLSGNPKGLTQLQRMGIGLIIGMLAMIAAGITELERLRRVPPGKDSSTLSVFWQTPQYVLVGASEVFMYVGQLEFFNEQAPDGIKSFGSSLCMASISLGNYVSSMLVIMVMGITAKGDQPGWIPEDLNNGHLDRFYFLIAGLTVIDFAIFVYCAKWFKSTSWEGGQDVSHKNRKVEDAVALV
- the LOC141684664 gene encoding protein NRT1/ PTR FAMILY 7.1-like isoform X3, which codes for MDSGSITKEIPLKEREGRTKCIGATSENCYINNEENAIYAQSIEVDRRSVGGWGPAFLLLANQGLATLAFFGVAVNLVLFFTRVLGQDTASAANNVSKWTGTVYMCSLIGAFLSDSYWGRFMTSAIFQLILVLGLVLLSLSSWLFLVKPSGCGDGKISCMQTSSVGIGLFYLAIYLVAFGYGGHQPSLATFGADQFDEKKPKQQKSKAVFFCYFYFALNVGSLFSNTILVYFEDTGMWTLGFWISTASAVIALISYLMGTKCYRYIQPSGNPLPRVAQVFVAAARKRKLKLSDSTELYEVDGSESAIKGSRKILHSDEFKCLDKAAIMAAEEQNNNLIVNPWRLCTVTQVEEAKCVIRMLPIWLCTIIYSVVFTQMASLFVEQGEVMNLEFGNFRIPAASISAFDICSVLICTGIYRQILVPLAGRLSGNPKGLTQLQRMGIGLIIGMLAMIAAGITELERLRRVPPGKDSSTLSVFWQTPQYVLVGASEVFMYVGQLEFFNEQAPDGIKSFGSSLCMASISLGNYVSSMLVIMD
- the LOC141684664 gene encoding protein NRT1/ PTR FAMILY 7.1-like isoform X4 → MCSLIGAFLSDSYWGRFMTSAIFQLILVLGLVLLSLSSWLFLVKPSGCGDGKISCMQTSSVGIGLFYLAIYLVAFGYGGHQPSLATFGADQFDEKKPKQQKSKAVFFCYFYFALNVGSLFSNTILVYFEDTGMWTLGFWISTASAVIALISYLMGTKCYRYIQPSGNPLPRVAQVFVAAARKRKLKLSDSTELYEVDGSESAIKGSRKILHSDEFKCLDKAAIMAAEEQNNNLIVNPWRLCTVTQVEEAKCVIRMLPIWLCTIIYSVVFTQMASLFVEQGEVMNLEFGNFRIPAASISAFDICSVLICTGIYRQILVPLAGRLSGNPKGLTQLQRMGIGLIIGMLAMIAAGITELERLRRVPPGKDSSTLSVFWQTPQYVLVGASEVFMYVGQLEFFNEQAPDGIKSFGSSLCMASISLGNYVSSMLVIMVMGITAKGDQPGWIPEDLNNGHLDRFYFLIAGLTVIDFAIFVYCAKWFKSTSWEGGQDVSHKNRKVEDAVALV
- the LOC141684664 gene encoding protein NRT1/ PTR FAMILY 7.1-like isoform X2, which produces MDSGSITKEIPLKEREGRTKCIGATSENCYINNEENAIYAQSIEVDRRSVGGWGPAFLLLANQGLATLAFFGVAVNLVLFFTRVLGQDTASAANNVSKWTGTVYMCSLIGAFLSDSYWGRFMTSAIFQLILVLGLVLLSLSSWLFLVKPSGCGDGKISCMQTSSVGIGLFYLAIYLVAFGYGGHQPSLATFGADQFDEKKPKQQKSKAVFFCYFYFALNVGSLFSNTILVYFEDTGMWTLGFWISTASAVIALISYLMGTKCYRYIQPSGNPLPRVAQVFVAAARKRKLKLSDSTELYEVDGSESAIKGSRKILHSDEFKCLDKAAIMAAEEQNNNLIVNPWRLCTVTQVEEAKCVIRMLPIWLCTIIYSVVFTQMASLFVEQGEVMNLEFGNFRIPAASISAFDICSVLICTGIYRQILVPLAGRLSGNPKGLTQLQRMGIGLIIGMLAMIAAGITELERLRRVPPGKDSSTLSVFWQTPQYVLVGASEVFMYVGQLEFFNEQAPDGIKSFGSSLCMASISLGNYVSSMLVIMVMGITAKGLTVIDFAIFVYCAKWFKSTSWEGGQDVSHKNRKVEDAVALV